The Taeniopygia guttata chromosome 31, bTaeGut7.mat, whole genome shotgun sequence genomic sequence ttgaggtgattttggggtgatttcagggaaagttttggggtgactttgggaTCGATTTGGGGATGAtatggggctggttttgggatGGATTCAGAGGTGATTTTGGAGATggttttgggatgattttgggacAGTTTTTGAGatgattttggggctggttttgaggtgattttggggacagttttggggtgattttggggtgattttgggatggatttgggggtgatatggggctggatttgggatggatttggaggtgattttggggctggttttgggacAGTTTTGCGGTGactttgggatggatttgggggtgattttggggctgattttgggatgattttggggtgacttttcgggtgattttggggatggttttgaggtgattttggggtgatttcggggacaattttggggtgattttggggatggttttgaggtgattttggggtgatttcggggacaattttggggtgattttggggtcccgagGGGGGTTCTGGAGCCGGTCCCGGTCCCACCCCCACCTCCGCGTGTTCCCCGTCCTATCCCGGTGCCGGTCCCTGCCCCGTTCCGGGTCCCGGTGGCGATCCCGGAGCCGCCCCTGTCCCGCTGCCGGTGCcagtccctcccctctccccgcgtgttcccggtgccggtgccggttcCGGTGCCGCCCCTGTCCGCGCTGtccccggtgccggtgccgccccccgccccgccggtaCCCGGCAGTCGTAGAGCGCCGTGAGCTGCCCCAGGATCCACTCCTCGAGGTGGAGGCGCTTGCGGAGCTCGCGGCGGTCGTAGCGCACCGTGACCttcccgcggccccgccccgggccctcctccgccgccgccgccgccgccgcgggcgCGAAGCAGAcgcggggcccggccgggccgggggcggctccgggcgcggccggggggggcccggggccgccgcgcGGCTCCGCCATACCGGGACCGCCGACCGGAAGCGGCCACGCCCCCACCGGGgcggccacgccccctcccgGTGCGCGCGCCGCCACCGGAGCCGCGGCGGGGGCGCCTTTGTGTCCCGCCAGGCCACGCCCACCGGACACGCCCACCGCTCACTCAAATCTGCATAGCCCCGCCCCTCATGACCACACCCAGGACAGGCCACGCCCCGTTCAGGTTCGGCGGAACCGCCCCGGTCGGACACACCCTGTTAGGCCACGCCCCATATGGTAATTAGCTCGTTACGGGCCCCGCCCCCCGTTAGCCACGCCCCCGCCACGGGCAGCGATGGCGGCGCCGCGACCGGAGCCGGTCCCGGTGTcagtcccggtcccggtcccgggtTCGGTGTCGGGTTCTGtcccggagccgctcccgggCTCCGGTTCGGTCCCGGTACCGGGTTCGGGTT encodes the following:
- the PPP1R14B gene encoding protein phosphatase 1 regulatory subunit 14B encodes the protein MAEPRGGPGPPPAAPGAAPGPAGPRVCFAPAAAAAAAEEGPGRGRGKVTVRYDRRELRKRLHLEEWILGQLTALYDCREEEIPELEIDVDELLDMESDGARSARVQEILVDCYKPTEAFVGDLLEKIRGMQKLNTPQKK